The following proteins are encoded in a genomic region of Triticum dicoccoides isolate Atlit2015 ecotype Zavitan chromosome 1B, WEW_v2.0, whole genome shotgun sequence:
- the LOC119339860 gene encoding transcription factor GHD7-like isoform X2, protein MSAASGAACRVCGGGAEDCSCLLQRGRGAAGVRCGVADLNRGFPGMFGQATEEPAVDVVAGGGGAAAVGLQEFQFFGQEDHESVAWLFNDHAPLGGEDRLQHRPVATEQLQRRQAFDAYAEYQPGHGLTFDVPVPLSRDVVDTAILGLGGGNPVTSGATIMPYCGRETLTFTEAAASSVDRNDDTAAGLANGGAYSAGSSGGAVGDVPAPTELREAKLMRYKEKRKRRRYEKQIRYASRKAYAEMRPRVKGRFAKVPDGGEGAAPSPPQQPTQAAGYEPGRLDLGWFRS, encoded by the exons ATGTCGGCGGCGTCGGGCGCCGCGTGCCGTGTGTGTGGCGGGGGCGCTGAGGACTGCTCCTGCTTGTTGCAGCGCGGGAGAGGAGCTGCAGGGGTGCGGTGCGGGGTGGCCGACCTGAACCGCGGCTTCCCCGGGATGTTCGGCCAGGCGACGGAGGAGCCGGCCGTCGACGTCGttgccggaggcggcggcgctgcggcggtGGGGCTGCAGGAGTTCCAGTtcttcgggcaggaggaccacgagaGCGTGGCCTGGCTGTTCAACGACCACGCGCCCCTCGGTGGGGAGGACCGCCTGCAGCACCGCCCGGTGGCAACCGAGCAACTGCAGCGCCGCCAGGCGTTcgacgcgtacgccgagtaccAGCCCGGACATGGCCTCACGTTCGACGTGCCGGTGCCGCTGAGCCGAGATGTCGTCGACACGGCCATTCTGGGGCTCGGCGGCGGCAACCCGGTTACGTCCGGCGCCACAATC ATGCCTTATTGCGGGAGAGAAACGTTGACGTTCACGGAAGCCGCGGCCAGCTCGGTCGACCGGAACGACGACACGGCGGCGGGGCTGGCCAACGGCGGCGCGTACTCTGCCGGCTCAAGCGGCGGTGCCGTCGGCGACGTACCGGCACCAACGGAGCTGCGGGAGGCGAAGCTGATGCGGTACAAAGAGAAGCGGAAGAGGCGGCGGTACGAGAAGCAGATCCGGTACGCGTCCCGCAAGGCCTACGCCGAGATGCGGCCGCGCGTCAAGGGACGGTTCGCCAAGGTGCCcgacggcggcgagggcgcggcaccgtcgccgccgcagcagccgaCGCAGGCCGCCGGTTACGAGCCCGGCCGGCTCGACCTCGGGTGGTTCCGCTCGTAG
- the LOC119339860 gene encoding uncharacterized protein LOC119339860 isoform X1 produces MSAASGAACRVCGGGAEDCSCLLQRGRGAAGVRCGVADLNRGFPGMFGQATEEPAVDVVAGGGGAAAVGLQEFQFFGQEDHESVAWLFNDHAPLGGEDRLQHRPVATEQLQRRQAFDAYAEYQPGHGLTFDVPVPLSRDVVDTAILGLGGGNPVTSGATIVSDALLRERNVDVHGSRGQLGRPERRHGGGAGQRRRVLCRLKRRCRRRRTGTNGAAGGEADAVQREAEEAAVREADPVRVPQGLRRDAAARQGTVRQGARRRRGRGTVAAAAADAGRRLRARPARPRVVPLVASRHVLHAHVVQQ; encoded by the exons ATGTCGGCGGCGTCGGGCGCCGCGTGCCGTGTGTGTGGCGGGGGCGCTGAGGACTGCTCCTGCTTGTTGCAGCGCGGGAGAGGAGCTGCAGGGGTGCGGTGCGGGGTGGCCGACCTGAACCGCGGCTTCCCCGGGATGTTCGGCCAGGCGACGGAGGAGCCGGCCGTCGACGTCGttgccggaggcggcggcgctgcggcggtGGGGCTGCAGGAGTTCCAGTtcttcgggcaggaggaccacgagaGCGTGGCCTGGCTGTTCAACGACCACGCGCCCCTCGGTGGGGAGGACCGCCTGCAGCACCGCCCGGTGGCAACCGAGCAACTGCAGCGCCGCCAGGCGTTcgacgcgtacgccgagtaccAGCCCGGACATGGCCTCACGTTCGACGTGCCGGTGCCGCTGAGCCGAGATGTCGTCGACACGGCCATTCTGGGGCTCGGCGGCGGCAACCCGGTTACGTCCGGCGCCACAATCGTGAGTG ATGCCTTATTGCGGGAGAGAAACGTTGACGTTCACGGAAGCCGCGGCCAGCTCGGTCGACCGGAACGACGACACGGCGGCGGGGCTGGCCAACGGCGGCGCGTACTCTGCCGGCTCAAGCGGCGGTGCCGTCGGCGACGTACCGGCACCAACGGAGCTGCGGGAGGCGAAGCTGATGCGGTACAAAGAGAAGCGGAAGAGGCGGCGGTACGAGAAGCAGATCCGGTACGCGTCCCGCAAGGCCTACGCCGAGATGCGGCCGCGCGTCAAGGGACGGTTCGCCAAGGTGCCcgacggcggcgagggcgcggcaccgtcgccgccgcagcagccgaCGCAGGCCGCCGGTTACGAGCCCGGCCGGCTCGACCTCGGGTGGTTCCGCTCGTAGCAAGCAGACATGTATTACACGCGCACGTAGTGCAGCAGTAG